CTGTACCAGGAGCTGCTCGACCGCCCGCTCGCCGAGGGGGAGCTCCCCGGCTGGCTGGCCGACTGGTCGCGGCTGGAGGAGGTCGTGGGCGAGGCGGCGGCGCTGGCGATGATTGCCTACACCTGCGACACCAGCGATCCAGGCAAGGAGGCCGCTCACCTCCGGTTCTCGGGGGAGATCCTCCCCCGCCTGGAGGAGCTCGAGGTGCTCCTGGCCCGCCGGCTGCTCGAGACCGGCTACACCCAACCGGGGCTTGGCGTCACGCTGCAGCGCTTCCGCACCGGGGCGGAGCTGTTCCGCGAGGAGAACGTGCCCCTCGCCACCGAGGTGGAGGAGCTCTCCGCCCGCTACCAGAAGCTCACCGGCGGGCTCACGGTCGAGTGGGACGGGGTGGAGAAGACCCTCCCCGAACTGCAGCCCTACCTGCAGGTGACCGACCGGGCGGTCCGGGAGCGGGCCTTCCGGCTCGGCTCCGGCGCCTACGCCGAGCGGCGCGACGAGCTGGCGGGGATCTTTGACGAGCTGTTCGACCTGCGCTCCCGCATGGCCCGCAACGCCGGCTTCGCCGACTACGAGCGCTACGCCTTCACCTCCAAGTGCCGCTTCGACTACACCCCGGCCGACTGCCGCCGCTTCCACGAGGCGGTGGAGGAGGTCGTGGCCCCGGCGGTGGCGCGGGTGATGGAGCGGCGCCGCCAGCGGCTCGGCGTGACCGAGCTCCGGCCCTGGGACATCGGCCCCGACCCGGAAGGCCGGGAGCCGCTGCGGCCCTTCCGGCAGCCGGACGAGCTGGTGCAGGGGGGGCGGCGGGTGTTCGACCGGGTCTCCCCCGCCTTCGCCGGGCAGTACCAGACCATGATCGACGAGCGGCTGCTCGACCTCGGCGTGCGCAAGGGCAAGGCGCCCGGGGGCTACTGCGAGACGCTGCACTACCGGGGGCGTCCCTTCATCTTTATGAACGCCGTCGGCGTCTTCGACGACGTCTCCACCCTGCTGCATGAGGCGGGGCACGCGTTCCACGCCTTCGAGGCGCATCCCCTCCCGTTGGTGTGGGAGCGGCACCCCGGCCTCGAGATGTGCGAGCTGGCCTCGATGTCCATGGAGCTGCTCGCCGCGCCCTACCTGGGCCGTCGCGACGGCGGGTTCTTCTCCGAGGAAGAGCTGGTGCGGGCGCGGGTGGAGCACCTCGAGGACGTGCTGGTGACCCTGTCGCACGTGGCCTCGGTCGATGCCTTCCAGAGCTGGATCTACTCCAGTGGCGAGGGGCGTGACGGCCTGGCCCGCGACCGCGCCTGGCTGCGCATCCGCGGCCGGTTCGAGCGGGGCATCGACTGGAGCGGGCTCGAGCGGGAGCGGGTGTCCCGCTGGTACCGGCAGCTGCACATCTTCCTGTATCCGTTCTACTACATCGAGTACGGCATCGCGCAGGTGGGCGCCCTCCAGGTCTGGCGCAACAGCCTGCGCGACCAGCCCGACGCGGTGGCCCGCTACCGCGCGGCGCTGGCCCTCGGCAACACCCGCTCGCTGCCCGAGCTCTACCGCGCCGCCGGGGTGGAGCTGAGCTTCGATGCCGGGGTGATGCGGGAGCTGGTGGAGCTGGTGGAGGGGGAGCTGGAGAAGCTGCGGTAGGAATTGCGGGAAGCGGGAAGCGGGGAAGGGGGAAGGGGACAGGGGGAGTCCGCCCTACCGCCCTACCGCCCTACCGCCTTACCGCCGCCTCCATTGCGCCCCCGGCCCCGCCGGGCAAGATTCTACCCCGCGCCGGAGCCCCCTGTCGGCCCGGCCTACCCCTGTCGGAGAGCGTGAATGGCGAAGGAAGAAGGCATCGAGATGGAAGGCGTGGTCCAGGAAGTCCTCCCGGATCGCAATTACCGGGTCCTCCTGGAGAACGGCCACACGATCCTCGCCTACGCGGCCGGCAAGATGAGCAAGTTCAAGATCCGCGTCCTGGAAGGGGACCGGGTCACGGTGGTCCTCTCCCCGTACGACCTGACCCGCGGCCGGGTCATCTACCGCCACAAGTAGCCGGCCCCGGAGGGTGCGGGACCGCGGGGTGAAGCAGGAACGCAAACGGGGGCCGGTCTTTCGACCGGCCCCCGTCTGGTACGCCCGTAGGCTTACTTGACCTTGGTGACGTTTTCCGCCGCGGGACCCTTGGCGCCCTCGACGATGTCGAACTCAACCCGCTCACCTTCCGAGAGGCTGCGGAAGCCATCAGCCTTGATGGCAGTGTGGTGGACGAAGCAGTCCTTGGAGCCGTTTTCGGGCGTGATGAAACCATAACCCTTGGCGTCGTTGAACCACTTCACCGTGCCAGTGACGCGAGGCATGCTACTGTACTCCGTTCGGAAGGGGACATCGTCGGGGTCCGGAAGGTCCGGAAGCCACCGACAGGGACACTGGGCAGGGACTTTCCCGGCCCAATACTGCTGGAAGTAAAAAAGACCCGAGCGTGGAAGCCCGGGTCTCGCAAGTTTCCTGTAGGGAGGACCT
The Gemmatimonadota bacterium DNA segment above includes these coding regions:
- a CDS encoding M3 family oligoendopeptidase; amino-acid sequence: MPPAPIATLTPAALATATWDDLRPLYQELLDRPLAEGELPGWLADWSRLEEVVGEAAALAMIAYTCDTSDPGKEAAHLRFSGEILPRLEELEVLLARRLLETGYTQPGLGVTLQRFRTGAELFREENVPLATEVEELSARYQKLTGGLTVEWDGVEKTLPELQPYLQVTDRAVRERAFRLGSGAYAERRDELAGIFDELFDLRSRMARNAGFADYERYAFTSKCRFDYTPADCRRFHEAVEEVVAPAVARVMERRRQRLGVTELRPWDIGPDPEGREPLRPFRQPDELVQGGRRVFDRVSPAFAGQYQTMIDERLLDLGVRKGKAPGGYCETLHYRGRPFIFMNAVGVFDDVSTLLHEAGHAFHAFEAHPLPLVWERHPGLEMCELASMSMELLAAPYLGRRDGGFFSEEELVRARVEHLEDVLVTLSHVASVDAFQSWIYSSGEGRDGLARDRAWLRIRGRFERGIDWSGLERERVSRWYRQLHIFLYPFYYIEYGIAQVGALQVWRNSLRDQPDAVARYRAALALGNTRSLPELYRAAGVELSFDAGVMRELVELVEGELEKLR
- the infA gene encoding translation initiation factor IF-1; translation: MAKEEGIEMEGVVQEVLPDRNYRVLLENGHTILAYAAGKMSKFKIRVLEGDRVTVVLSPYDLTRGRVIYRHK
- a CDS encoding cold shock domain-containing protein, giving the protein MPRVTGTVKWFNDAKGYGFITPENGSKDCFVHHTAIKADGFRSLSEGERVEFDIVEGAKGPAAENVTKVK